From a single Rosa rugosa chromosome 7, drRosRugo1.1, whole genome shotgun sequence genomic region:
- the LOC133719943 gene encoding uncharacterized protein LOC133719943, producing the protein MSMSKSSKMLQFINYRMRVTIQDGRQLVGKFMAFDRHMNLVLGDCEEFRKLPPAKGSAAKKNTNTNEDRDDRRTLGLVLLRGEEVISMTVEGPPPQEESRAKAASAAALSGSGIGRAAGRGIVTPPVAQAQPGLSGPVRGVGGPAPGMMQPQMSRPNLSAPPMTYPAAPVIRPPPQMYPGQGPPPMVRGPPPQFPPPGARPGGPPQQFPGPPMQYGQRPMGPPGQMMRGPPPRQGMPPPPGVFGGPPRGMPPPPQNPNQQQQQ; encoded by the coding sequence ATGTCGATGTCGAAGAGCTCCAAGATGCTCCAGTTCATCAACTACCGCATGAGAGTGACGATCCAGGACGGCCGTCAGCTCGTCGGAAAGTTCATGGCCTTCGACCGCCACATGAACCTCGTCCTCGGCGACTGCGAGGAGTTCCGGAAGCTTCCCCCGGCCAAAGGCTCCGCCGCCAAGAAGAACACCAACACCAACGAGGACCGCGACGACCGCCGCACTCTCGGCCTCGTCCTCCTCCGCGGCGAGGAGGTCATCTCCATGACCGTCGAGGGCCCGCCGCCTCAGGAGGAGTCACGCGCCAAGGCCGCGAGTGCCGCCGCTCTTTCCGGCTCCGGAATCGGACGCGCCGCCGGCAGGGGGATCGTGACTCCTCCCGTGGCCCAGGCCCAGCCCGGTCTCTCCGGCCCCGTCCGCGGCGTTGGCGGGCCCGCTCCCGGCATGATGCAGCCTCAGATGTCTCGCCCTAACCTCTCGGCGCCTCCGATGACGTATCCGGCTGCTCCGGTGATCCGTCCCCCGCCGCAGATGTATCCTGGCCAGGGACCACCACCGATGGTGCGTGGCCCGCCGCCGCAGTTTCCTCCTCCCGGTGCTAGGCCCGGCGGTCCACCTCAGCAGTTTCCCGGTCCTCCGATGCAGTACGGGCAGAGACCAATGGGGCCTCCGGGGCAGATGATGAGGGGTCCACCACCTCGccaaggaatgcctcctcctcCCGGTGTGTTTGGAGGACCTCCACGAGGAATGCCTCCGCCGCCTCAGAACCCTAACCAGCAGCAGCAACAGTGA